A portion of the Acidisarcina polymorpha genome contains these proteins:
- a CDS encoding TonB-dependent receptor has protein sequence MGCGRNIKNWWQTRGFLAAACLCLLLAQGQRVFGQVDEGSIAGTVTDPTGAVVPSAKVTLLNIDQGLTLEASTNSSGEYSFSPVRIGNYSVSVTAPGFSTTTQQHLSVSVSQHLQVDVQLKTGAATETVEVTTAPPQLQADDASVGQVIGERSVNSLPLNGRNFTFLAQLGAGVNTPQADTRGNSASGAFSANGLRPAQNNYLLDGIDNNSNAVDFLNGTNFVILPPVDAIQEFKVQTADFSAEFGRSAGAVLNATIKSGTNSIHGAVWEFFRNDKLDAADWFEDNQGIPKGELRQNQFGASIGGPILKNKIFFFGDYEGLRRVQGNTQSGVTVPTVAERSSNYTNLADIITGAPRADALGRQIPGGVILDPATTRAVTKGVVDPVSGIVAPTTGYVRDPFSAACGPGTASYSLAACPDLNQLPGGRLDPNAIKLLNLFPNPTSAGVSSNFGSSPNLYEHRNQFDVRGDYDPSAKDQVFVRFSYEDDPNLIPGPFGGIADGGGFQEGNQSAKSDQAVAGYTHVFTPSTINVIHGGFNHLHTTRYGPVGSTLGIPAQFGIQGIPQVSENGGLPAISISGLSTLGSNSYLPSDEVSQTLQITDDFTKIYGSHSFKTGIEYQHVKFSTLQPAYSRGTFSYNSNSSSVSFTDIPNVGGGATGKGQFLLVPELATVPNGVNYVGGSDQVQASNINKTYDVRNYFAAYFQDDWKVNQKLTLNLGLRWDYFGPIGEANGGQANFVQDGPPNGVPTYLIPATGKDDRSLSSTANNPALNGSGFLDLLAKDGIALEETDRYGKGLYQTQKTNFAPRLGFAYQATPRLVARGGFGFSYNAFENQGYGPNIGENYPFVFNFNYSQANLPGYVPSVTPISASTPWAGCGTAGPGGTATLSSGFSCIGFTPLAVDASGLGLQGLQFNYKTPRTLSSNFALQYAVTRTLSIQAAYVLTNGTNLQTGIGNNQVSQLLPANASTSNFVPFPDFGHGGSYQRTIGRSIYNGGLLTLEQQAVNGLSYLFTYTFSKTLSDAGDLLNGGNNGGYRAPYVPGAGIKYDWGPADFDIRNVFHASGGYELPFGKGKHFLGNANALTNSAVGGWSLNWIATLEGGQPVTFSCPSTSGAGTGCYDVLVPGQSAKLGLHTDSNGKLNWIGNPAAFQQPCLLGGTAGAPVPVVDSPSGCVPLNGLAALGGGLETLRAPGVTKFDLSAFKAFQVTERVSMQFRAEFFNILNHPNFNAPGFGGNGVVAITNSTNFTDSRFGEIGSTRDAPYDPRQIQFALKLYY, from the coding sequence ATGGGCTGTGGTCGCAATATTAAAAATTGGTGGCAAACTAGAGGCTTTCTCGCCGCGGCGTGTCTCTGCCTGCTTTTGGCGCAAGGGCAGCGGGTTTTTGGACAGGTCGATGAAGGCTCGATTGCAGGAACGGTGACCGATCCTACCGGCGCCGTGGTTCCGAGCGCGAAGGTGACGCTCCTGAATATCGACCAGGGCTTGACCCTCGAAGCGAGTACGAACAGCAGCGGCGAATACAGTTTCTCTCCGGTGAGGATCGGCAATTACTCCGTATCGGTGACCGCTCCCGGCTTTTCCACCACAACCCAGCAGCATCTGAGCGTGTCGGTCAGCCAGCATCTGCAAGTGGATGTGCAGCTCAAGACTGGCGCTGCGACCGAGACGGTCGAAGTGACCACCGCGCCGCCACAGTTGCAGGCCGACGACGCGTCCGTAGGCCAGGTCATTGGCGAAAGAAGCGTAAACAGCCTGCCACTGAACGGGCGCAACTTTACGTTTCTCGCGCAGCTCGGCGCCGGCGTGAATACTCCGCAAGCCGACACCCGCGGCAACTCCGCCTCAGGCGCTTTTTCTGCCAACGGATTGCGTCCTGCGCAGAACAACTACCTGCTGGATGGCATCGACAACAACTCCAACGCGGTTGACTTTTTGAATGGGACGAACTTCGTCATTCTTCCGCCGGTTGACGCGATTCAAGAGTTCAAGGTGCAGACTGCCGACTTTAGCGCCGAATTCGGGCGCTCGGCGGGCGCTGTCCTGAATGCGACGATCAAGTCCGGCACCAATAGCATTCACGGCGCGGTCTGGGAGTTCTTCCGCAACGACAAGCTGGATGCTGCTGATTGGTTTGAAGACAACCAGGGCATTCCCAAGGGCGAGCTGCGCCAGAACCAGTTTGGCGCATCGATCGGCGGTCCGATTCTCAAGAACAAGATCTTCTTCTTCGGGGATTACGAGGGTCTGCGGAGAGTGCAGGGCAACACCCAGTCCGGCGTTACGGTTCCGACCGTGGCCGAGCGCAGCAGCAACTACACCAACCTTGCCGACATCATTACGGGTGCGCCACGCGCCGACGCGCTTGGCCGGCAGATACCGGGCGGTGTGATTCTGGATCCGGCCACGACCCGGGCAGTCACGAAGGGAGTTGTGGACCCAGTCTCCGGCATCGTTGCCCCCACTACTGGATACGTTCGGGACCCATTTAGCGCTGCCTGCGGGCCAGGCACGGCGAGCTATTCTCTGGCAGCCTGCCCCGATTTGAATCAGCTTCCAGGGGGCCGGCTGGATCCGAATGCCATCAAGCTGCTGAACCTCTTCCCCAACCCGACCAGCGCTGGCGTCTCGTCGAATTTCGGATCGAGTCCGAACCTGTACGAGCATCGCAACCAGTTCGACGTTCGCGGAGACTATGATCCGAGCGCGAAAGATCAGGTATTCGTTCGGTTCAGTTACGAAGACGATCCCAACCTGATTCCTGGACCATTTGGCGGCATCGCTGATGGCGGCGGCTTTCAGGAGGGCAATCAGTCGGCAAAGTCGGATCAAGCGGTCGCGGGCTACACGCACGTGTTCACCCCGAGCACCATTAACGTAATCCACGGTGGATTTAACCATCTTCATACCACCCGGTACGGTCCGGTGGGCAGCACCCTTGGAATTCCTGCACAGTTTGGCATTCAGGGAATTCCCCAGGTTTCGGAGAACGGTGGACTCCCAGCCATCTCAATCAGCGGACTGTCGACCCTGGGCAGCAACTCTTATCTGCCTTCGGACGAAGTCAGCCAGACGCTGCAGATCACGGACGATTTCACCAAGATTTACGGCAGCCACAGTTTCAAGACCGGTATCGAATATCAGCACGTCAAGTTTTCGACCCTCCAGCCGGCATACTCGCGCGGCACCTTCAGCTATAACTCAAACAGCAGCTCGGTCAGCTTTACTGATATCCCCAACGTCGGCGGCGGGGCGACCGGCAAAGGACAATTCCTCCTGGTTCCAGAGCTGGCGACGGTTCCGAATGGAGTCAATTACGTTGGCGGCTCCGATCAGGTGCAAGCCTCCAACATCAACAAGACCTACGACGTCAGGAACTACTTCGCGGCCTACTTTCAGGACGACTGGAAGGTCAATCAGAAGCTGACGCTCAACCTAGGGTTGCGCTGGGACTACTTCGGGCCGATCGGAGAAGCGAACGGCGGTCAAGCCAATTTCGTGCAGGACGGACCGCCAAACGGGGTCCCGACGTACCTGATCCCGGCGACAGGGAAAGACGATCGAAGCCTGTCTTCAACAGCCAACAACCCCGCGCTCAATGGCAGTGGCTTCCTCGATCTTCTGGCGAAAGATGGCATTGCGCTGGAGGAGACAGACCGATACGGCAAAGGACTGTATCAGACGCAGAAGACCAACTTTGCGCCGCGTCTAGGCTTTGCCTATCAGGCCACACCAAGGCTGGTGGCGCGCGGCGGATTCGGATTCTCCTATAACGCCTTTGAAAATCAGGGTTACGGACCGAATATCGGCGAGAACTATCCCTTCGTCTTCAACTTCAACTACTCGCAGGCGAATTTGCCTGGTTACGTCCCCAGCGTCACTCCGATTAGCGCCAGCACTCCCTGGGCGGGATGCGGGACTGCCGGTCCAGGCGGCACGGCGACGCTCTCTTCCGGATTCTCTTGCATCGGCTTCACGCCTCTAGCAGTGGATGCTTCGGGCTTGGGTCTGCAGGGACTTCAGTTCAACTACAAGACTCCTCGCACGCTGAGTTCTAACTTTGCCCTGCAATATGCGGTTACCCGGACGCTTTCGATTCAGGCTGCCTATGTCTTGACGAACGGCACCAATCTTCAGACCGGGATTGGGAACAACCAGGTGAGCCAACTACTGCCGGCAAACGCAAGCACCTCGAACTTTGTGCCATTTCCCGATTTCGGCCATGGTGGAAGCTACCAACGAACAATCGGCAGGAGCATCTATAACGGCGGTCTGCTTACTCTGGAGCAGCAGGCCGTGAATGGGTTGAGTTACCTCTTCACTTACACCTTCTCAAAGACGCTCTCCGATGCCGGCGACTTGCTCAACGGCGGCAACAATGGCGGCTACCGTGCTCCTTATGTACCGGGCGCCGGGATCAAGTACGATTGGGGTCCTGCCGACTTCGATATACGGAATGTCTTCCACGCCAGCGGCGGGTATGAGCTGCCCTTCGGCAAAGGCAAGCACTTCCTGGGTAATGCGAACGCCCTGACGAATTCAGCGGTGGGAGGGTGGAGTCTGAACTGGATCGCTACCCTCGAGGGCGGCCAACCTGTGACCTTCAGCTGCCCCTCCACATCAGGCGCCGGCACCGGCTGCTACGACGTGCTGGTTCCGGGGCAAAGCGCGAAGCTCGGTTTGCACACCGACTCCAACGGAAAACTTAATTGGATTGGCAATCCAGCCGCCTTCCAACAGCCTTGCTTGCTCGGAGGCACAGCAGGTGCCCCCGTGCCTGTAGTGGATTCTCCATCTGGATGCGTGCCGTTGAACGGGCTTGCTGCGCTGGGCGGTGGTCTTGAGACTCTCAGGGCCCCTGGGGTGACGAAGTTCGATCTCTCCGCCTTCAAAGCTTTCCAGGTCACGGAGCGGGTCTCGATGCAGTTCCGGGCTGAGTTCTTTAACATACTCAACCACCCGAACTTCAATGCTCCCGGCTTCGGCGGCAATGGCGTGGTGGCGATTACCAACTCAACCAACTTTACCGATTCACGCTTTGGCGAAATCGGATCGACCCGGGATGCTCCTTACGACCCGCGACAGATCCAGTTCGCTCTAAAGTTGTACTACTAA
- a CDS encoding GlcG/HbpS family heme-binding protein: MLKLLVMMLVSSAVYASDLPNKKYLDLNTIKIMVAAAEAKAKDLNVSVTICVVDESGNLLFLEKGETASLNTIQFAQKKARHAAFYGSPSKDGADAIKKGNVEVLAFPEFFPNQGGLPVKIDGQTLGGISASGAKSEIDEQVAQAGLDALTKK, from the coding sequence ATGCTCAAGCTATTGGTCATGATGCTTGTTTCTAGTGCTGTCTATGCCAGCGATCTACCCAACAAGAAATACCTTGACCTGAACACGATTAAGATCATGGTCGCTGCCGCCGAGGCCAAGGCCAAGGACCTCAATGTCAGTGTCACGATCTGTGTGGTCGATGAGAGCGGCAACCTGCTTTTTCTGGAGAAGGGTGAAACCGCGAGCCTGAACACCATACAGTTCGCCCAAAAGAAAGCCCGCCACGCTGCCTTTTACGGGAGCCCGTCAAAGGACGGAGCCGATGCAATCAAGAAGGGAAACGTCGAGGTATTAGCGTTTCCAGAGTTCTTTCCGAACCAGGGAGGACTGCCGGTGAAGATCGATGGTCAGACGCTGGGAGGAATTTCAGCGAGCGGAGCGAAATCTGAGATAGACGAGCAGGTCGCACAAGCTGGCCTGGATGCGCTCACAAAGAAATAG
- a CDS encoding FG-GAP-like repeat-containing protein, protein MLAFNHLADDTKSVGMARPHNSKSQLLSRRAILKSMGLTPLLLRPSPLFGSSLLFDSHINSNFARGQDFAFADARLIPHYPAKSPLAAVLRLVSPGLDEYPTEKYVSEIMPAFQQWGQALRQSLSDLSALARCLDPQIEASTLIPRRETTLRSDGAITVLRREFGDEVLAGDERFLAAIQAWVRPISRVETAAFEATAIEEMSSEPLTVSLVIRYDIVASDNKGQREERIGSWRTEWYRNPEGTWKARRWVAGEETHSVARGPVFLDVTAQAMGSTASYLSQLLRGSDYWRTVLDGASGIDVYGNNGVAAGDYDNDGFDDLYICQPAGLPNRLYRNRGDGTFEDVTEKAGVGVLDNCSCALFADFENKGLQDLLVVGGSGPLLFLNQGNGTFSMKPDAFQFKNPPQGTFTHAAVADYDGDGRLDVYFCLYSYYLGLDQYHYPVPYFDARNGPPNFLFHNQGNSTFVDRTEAAGLNAENDRYSFACSWGSSGAKGLPDLFVANDFGRANLYRNNGNGSFTAVSREAHVQDVGAGMSATWCDFDNDGNQDIYAANMWSSAGQRVSAQSPFHEKATPELQALYRRHARGNALYRNQGNGEFRNVSEQSGVEMGRWSWSSDFWDFDHDGWSDLYIANGYISAREDSDLASFFWRQVVAKSPEDSTSSPAYERGWQALNELIRSDTSWNGYERNVLYANNRDGTFSEVSGAVGLNFPEDARSFALADLDHDGRLEVILKNRNAPQLRILHNVMTDLGGSVAFRLRGTKSNRDAIGTAVTVEAGSLRQTKYLQSGSGFLAQHSKELFFGVGKFDQPVQATIRWPSGLTQKFEQLPINHRIEIEEGAVRFVAKPFSAAPPAFAQAGSAPDTQSLPTQIETWLIEPLLAPGFSLPDLAGNTRELRSFRGGLVLLHFWSTTAPLCRDQLRLLHQNLPAFTASQLSIAAINVDDAANNQVAHSYATQQSFPFPILFATEEVAGIYNIIYRYLFDRRRDLAIPTSLLLNEEGMIVKVYQGPLNPGRVLADVREVPKTAAERVQKALPFAGTLYQGSFQRNDFTYGVAMFQHGYLEQAAESFQQVIAAKPDNAEGYYNLGTLNLRRNDLPQARHYLEETVKLRPNYPEAWNNLGMIAAQEGQPDEAIQNLQHSIDLRPGYSIALLNLGNVYRRQGSFAKAQDCLSRALEIQPDDPEVNYSLGMFYAQQNQPRQASNYLEKAISLRPDYAEALNNLGVLFVREQDYTKAEEEFKTCIRTVPAFDQSYLNLARLYVLQKDTEKAKAVLNELLTLQPHNAAAAQAMAILK, encoded by the coding sequence ATGCTAGCATTCAATCACTTGGCCGACGACACGAAATCCGTGGGAATGGCGCGTCCTCACAACAGCAAAAGCCAACTCCTCTCAAGGCGGGCCATTCTCAAAAGCATGGGACTGACGCCATTGCTCCTGCGGCCGTCCCCCCTTTTTGGATCTTCGCTGCTCTTCGACAGCCACATCAACTCGAACTTCGCCCGAGGCCAGGATTTTGCCTTCGCCGATGCCCGGCTCATCCCCCACTATCCCGCGAAGTCTCCACTGGCGGCGGTGCTCCGCCTGGTTTCACCAGGATTGGACGAGTACCCTACCGAAAAATATGTTTCCGAAATAATGCCCGCTTTTCAGCAATGGGGTCAAGCTCTCCGGCAATCGCTAAGTGACTTGTCGGCGCTTGCCCGGTGTTTGGATCCGCAGATCGAAGCCTCCACACTGATTCCTCGCAGAGAGACGACGCTTCGCTCGGACGGGGCGATAACCGTCCTCAGGAGAGAGTTTGGCGACGAGGTCCTCGCCGGAGACGAACGCTTTCTTGCGGCGATCCAAGCCTGGGTCAGGCCGATTTCCCGGGTGGAAACAGCGGCCTTCGAAGCTACGGCCATCGAAGAAATGTCGTCAGAGCCATTAACCGTCAGCCTTGTTATTCGATACGATATTGTCGCAAGCGATAATAAAGGCCAGCGCGAAGAACGGATCGGCTCCTGGCGCACCGAGTGGTATCGCAATCCAGAGGGAACCTGGAAAGCTAGGCGATGGGTAGCCGGAGAAGAGACGCACAGTGTCGCTCGAGGGCCGGTTTTCCTGGATGTAACGGCCCAGGCAATGGGCAGTACGGCATCATATCTATCCCAGTTGCTTCGCGGCTCAGACTACTGGCGGACCGTCCTTGACGGTGCAAGCGGCATTGACGTTTATGGCAACAATGGCGTAGCTGCCGGCGACTACGACAACGACGGATTCGACGATCTCTACATTTGTCAGCCGGCCGGATTGCCGAACCGGCTGTACCGCAATCGCGGCGACGGCACCTTCGAAGATGTCACTGAAAAGGCTGGGGTCGGTGTTCTGGATAATTGCTCATGCGCCTTGTTCGCCGACTTCGAAAATAAGGGCTTACAGGATCTGTTGGTCGTAGGGGGTAGTGGGCCCTTGCTCTTCCTGAATCAAGGAAACGGCACGTTCTCGATGAAGCCGGACGCCTTCCAGTTCAAGAATCCACCCCAGGGGACCTTCACCCATGCGGCAGTCGCCGACTACGACGGCGACGGGCGGCTGGATGTTTATTTTTGCTTATATTCCTACTACCTTGGCCTGGATCAATATCACTATCCTGTCCCATACTTCGACGCCAGGAATGGTCCTCCGAATTTTCTCTTCCACAACCAGGGAAACTCAACCTTTGTCGATCGAACCGAAGCTGCAGGGTTGAACGCGGAAAACGATCGCTATAGTTTCGCCTGTTCGTGGGGCAGTTCGGGTGCAAAAGGCCTGCCCGACCTGTTCGTCGCCAACGACTTCGGACGGGCCAACCTCTATCGCAACAATGGGAACGGGAGCTTTACCGCCGTCTCCAGAGAGGCCCATGTGCAGGATGTGGGTGCCGGAATGAGCGCCACCTGGTGCGACTTCGATAACGACGGAAATCAGGACATTTACGCCGCCAACATGTGGTCGTCGGCAGGCCAGAGGGTTTCGGCACAGAGCCCCTTCCACGAAAAGGCCACGCCTGAGCTCCAGGCGCTATACCGGCGGCACGCACGAGGAAATGCGCTCTACCGGAACCAAGGCAATGGAGAGTTCCGTAACGTGAGCGAGCAGTCTGGGGTTGAAATGGGCCGCTGGTCGTGGTCATCCGACTTCTGGGACTTCGATCATGATGGCTGGTCAGATCTCTACATCGCCAACGGGTACATATCTGCGCGCGAAGACAGCGATCTTGCAAGCTTTTTCTGGCGGCAGGTGGTCGCCAAATCGCCCGAGGACTCCACGTCATCGCCGGCCTACGAACGAGGCTGGCAAGCTCTCAACGAGCTGATTCGATCCGATACTTCGTGGAACGGATACGAGAGGAATGTGTTGTACGCCAACAACCGTGATGGTACGTTCTCGGAGGTTTCAGGCGCAGTCGGCTTGAATTTTCCTGAGGACGCCCGTTCGTTCGCACTCGCCGATCTCGATCATGATGGGCGGCTTGAGGTCATCCTCAAGAATCGAAATGCTCCTCAGCTGCGGATCCTGCACAATGTCATGACAGACCTTGGCGGCTCGGTTGCCTTCCGTTTGCGTGGGACGAAGAGTAACCGGGATGCCATCGGGACTGCAGTCACCGTCGAGGCTGGCAGCCTCCGCCAAACGAAGTATCTGCAATCGGGATCTGGATTTCTCGCCCAGCACTCCAAAGAGCTCTTTTTTGGAGTCGGAAAGTTTGACCAGCCCGTCCAAGCCACCATACGTTGGCCGAGCGGCCTGACACAGAAGTTCGAGCAATTGCCCATCAACCACCGGATCGAGATTGAGGAGGGCGCAGTCCGCTTTGTGGCTAAGCCTTTCAGCGCTGCGCCACCCGCCTTTGCCCAAGCAGGCTCGGCTCCGGACACACAGTCTCTGCCAACTCAGATCGAGACCTGGCTCATCGAACCCCTCCTCGCACCCGGGTTTTCTCTTCCCGATCTCGCGGGTAATACGCGGGAACTCCGCTCTTTCCGGGGCGGCCTGGTCTTACTGCACTTCTGGTCCACAACCGCGCCCCTCTGTCGCGACCAGCTGAGACTTCTCCATCAAAACCTGCCGGCCTTCACCGCCAGCCAACTCAGCATCGCTGCCATCAACGTCGACGACGCGGCAAACAATCAGGTAGCACACTCCTACGCGACCCAGCAGAGCTTTCCTTTCCCGATCCTGTTTGCGACCGAAGAGGTAGCCGGTATTTACAACATCATCTATCGCTATCTCTTCGATCGGCGCCGTGATCTGGCCATTCCGACTTCTCTCCTCCTGAATGAAGAGGGGATGATCGTGAAGGTCTATCAAGGACCACTCAATCCTGGCCGCGTGCTTGCGGATGTGAGGGAGGTTCCCAAGACGGCGGCAGAACGCGTACAAAAGGCACTGCCTTTTGCGGGAACTCTCTACCAGGGAAGCTTCCAGCGCAACGATTTCACCTACGGCGTGGCGATGTTCCAGCATGGCTACCTCGAGCAGGCAGCAGAGTCCTTTCAGCAGGTCATCGCCGCCAAGCCGGACAACGCCGAGGGTTATTACAACCTGGGCACTCTCAACCTCAGAAGGAATGATTTGCCGCAGGCGCGCCACTACCTCGAAGAGACCGTAAAGCTGCGCCCGAATTACCCCGAAGCATGGAATAACCTCGGCATGATCGCCGCTCAGGAGGGGCAACCGGACGAGGCTATCCAGAACCTTCAGCACTCCATCGATCTGAGGCCCGGCTATTCCATCGCACTCTTGAACTTAGGAAACGTGTATCGCCGCCAAGGGTCCTTTGCGAAGGCGCAGGATTGTTTGAGTCGCGCACTTGAGATCCAACCCGATGATCCCGAGGTCAATTACAGCCTGGGAATGTTTTATGCCCAGCAAAACCAGCCGCGACAAGCGTCGAACTACCTTGAAAAAGCGATAAGCCTGCGCCCCGACTATGCCGAAGCTCTCAACAATCTTGGCGTTCTCTTCGTGCGCGAGCAGGACTATACAAAGGCCGAGGAAGAGTTCAAGACCTGCATTCGCACGGTACCCGCCTTTGATCAGTCTTATCTCAACCTGGCTCGCCTGTATGTGTTGCAAAAAGACACCGAAAAGGCCAAGGCAGTGTTGAACGAACTTCTCACCCTCCAGCCTCACAATGCTGCGGCCGCACAGGCTATGGCAATTCTGAAATAA
- a CDS encoding CRTAC1 family protein, which produces MNFLRRRFLGSSLFVLGGALTDALATPLWRWNNSTPLQAVIATPDSSSVQFIDVAQHAGLTAPNVWGGVDHKRSIIETKGSGVAFFDYDNDGWLDIYLTNGNRLDTQWPTGQAPTSHLYKNNRDGTFTDVTAKSGLGITGWQTGVCIGDYDNDGWDDLFCCFWGHNILFHNNGNGTFTDVTRKSGLYQEQARWGAGCTFLDYDRDGHLDLFVCNYLTLDSKKIPSPTDPSYCQWKGVPILCGPRGLPGDTNILYHNNGDGTFTDVSQKSGILKPGPRYSITAVSYDFDNDGWPDIYVAVDSQPSILFQNNHDGTFTDVAVMSGTAYSDSGHEQAGMGVAVADYDCDGWFDIFKTNFADDTCNLYHNNGDGTFSDVTFSAGTSVNSRYVAWGCGFVDYDNDGWQDIVQINGHVYPEIDNYHFDQTFKNPRLVYKNLGNGRFKDVSAEMGAGISEHFSSRGAAFGDYDNDGGMDILILNLNDLPSLLHNEGGSKQNWIKIKLVGTKCNRTAIGARVRVITGKHAQMDEVHSGTSVMSQSDLRLHFGLGAIDTVDLIEVKWPTTQKIESFKQVRANQILTIREGDGIIDTFKPKLR; this is translated from the coding sequence ATGAACTTCCTTCGGCGGCGTTTTCTCGGCTCCTCGCTTTTCGTGCTCGGCGGAGCGTTGACCGATGCTCTTGCCACTCCTCTCTGGAGATGGAACAATTCGACGCCGCTGCAAGCCGTAATAGCGACTCCGGATTCGTCATCGGTCCAGTTCATCGATGTCGCTCAGCATGCCGGCTTAACGGCGCCGAACGTCTGGGGTGGTGTCGATCACAAGCGGTCGATTATCGAGACCAAGGGAAGCGGCGTCGCTTTTTTCGATTACGATAACGATGGCTGGCTGGATATTTATCTCACCAACGGAAATCGTCTCGACACGCAGTGGCCCACTGGCCAGGCCCCAACCTCTCACCTCTATAAGAACAACCGCGACGGCACCTTCACCGATGTTACCGCGAAGTCGGGACTAGGAATTACCGGTTGGCAGACCGGCGTCTGCATCGGCGATTACGACAATGACGGATGGGACGACCTCTTCTGTTGCTTTTGGGGACATAACATCCTCTTTCATAACAACGGTAATGGGACCTTCACCGATGTGACCCGCAAATCCGGTCTATATCAGGAACAGGCACGCTGGGGCGCGGGCTGCACCTTCCTCGACTATGATCGCGATGGACATCTCGACCTCTTCGTCTGTAACTACCTCACACTGGATTCTAAGAAAATTCCCTCCCCGACCGATCCCAGTTACTGCCAGTGGAAGGGCGTTCCCATCTTGTGCGGCCCCCGCGGCTTGCCCGGCGACACTAACATTCTCTACCACAACAATGGGGATGGCACCTTCACCGACGTCTCGCAGAAATCCGGAATCCTGAAACCCGGACCGCGTTATTCAATCACCGCGGTCTCCTATGACTTCGATAATGATGGATGGCCCGATATCTACGTCGCAGTCGACTCCCAACCGAGCATCCTGTTTCAGAACAATCATGACGGTACCTTTACCGACGTTGCCGTCATGTCCGGCACAGCCTATAGCGACAGCGGCCACGAACAGGCTGGAATGGGCGTGGCTGTCGCCGATTATGACTGCGATGGCTGGTTCGATATCTTCAAAACCAACTTCGCGGATGATACTTGCAACCTATACCACAACAACGGCGATGGCACCTTCAGTGATGTCACCTTCAGCGCCGGAACTAGCGTGAACAGCCGCTATGTGGCCTGGGGCTGCGGCTTCGTCGATTACGACAACGATGGTTGGCAAGATATTGTTCAGATCAACGGGCATGTCTATCCCGAGATCGACAACTATCACTTCGATCAAACCTTTAAGAATCCGCGTCTGGTCTACAAGAACCTGGGCAATGGCCGCTTCAAGGATGTCTCGGCAGAGATGGGCGCGGGCATCAGTGAGCATTTCTCCAGCCGCGGCGCCGCATTCGGCGACTATGACAATGACGGCGGCATGGACATCTTAATACTGAACCTGAATGACCTTCCGTCGCTGCTTCACAATGAAGGCGGCAGCAAGCAGAACTGGATCAAGATCAAGCTGGTAGGCACAAAGTGCAACCGTACTGCCATCGGCGCTCGTGTCCGCGTCATCACCGGCAAACATGCGCAGATGGATGAAGTCCACAGCGGCACCAGCGTCATGTCCCAAAGCGATCTTCGCCTGCACTTTGGCCTGGGAGCGATCGATACTGTCGACCTTATCGAGGTAAAGTGGCCAACGACCCAGAAGATCGAAAGCTTCAAGCAAGTCCGCGCTAACCAGATACTCACGATTCGCGAAGGCGACGGTATCATCGACACGTTCAAACCCAAATTGCGATAG